GTCGTCGACTTCGGCAGCCCCGTCTACGTCAACATCCTCGCCAAGGCCGTCCGTCGGCTCACGCACAAGGCCCCGACGCCCGCCTCACCATCACCAAGATGCTCCCCACCCCCGCACAGACCTGGCTCACCGACGACCAAGACCACCGCTACACCTCCGAACTCCACCTCGTCGCCGTGACGGACTGAACCCGCGGCACGGCCGCGCCCCGAGTCGTACGAGACGGCGGCGCCGGACCGTACCTGACCGCTGAACAACGTTGCACCGGGCCGGTCCCCTCTCCCGGGGCCCGGCCCCGGTCGCGCGCGGCGCCGAGCGGACGGGTGCCCGGGGTCGCCCGTGTGGACGACACCGGGATGCAGTAGCCGCCCAGTTCCGTACGGTCGTGTGCAGGGCCGGAACACCCTCCGGCCCGGCCATGAGGAGGCGCGCCATGCGTCGCATCAGCTCGACACTCACCGTACTCGCGGCCGCCGGACTGCTCGCGCTCACCGTTCCCGGCCCGGCGTCCGCCACGAACGGATTCCTCCGTATCGGCGGAGTCGTCCACAACCACCCGCTGGGCTGCTACGAGGTCGTACAACTGTCCACCGTACTCAACTTCACGGACGTTCCCGTCCGCATCCACAATGTCCCGGGGTGCCAGGGCAGCGTCGTCCAGATCCTTCCCCCGGGACTGGCGGCGCAGGTGCCCGGGACACACAGCATCCTCGTCGAAGACCCGCTCGGCCCCGTGGGGTGACATGCACGGCTGACGGCGCCCTCCGCCCCAGCATCGTCGACGACGCCGGTGACGGCCTTGGCGAGCCGGCCGAGGTACGGCGGCAGCGCGGCCCGGCCGATCGCGCCGTTGCCGGTGAGCGGGAGGGCGGCCAGCCCCACCCAGACACCGGGCACCAGTCAGCCGGGCACCCGCCGCCGAAGCCGCGCGGGCAGCGCGGCGACCTCGAGCGGACTGTTCCCGAGCTCCAGGACACCTGGCCTGGAACGGGCCTGCGCCGCGGTGATACTCGACTCGATGGTCACCGGGCAGCCCAAAGCGCTGCCGGAGCGCTGGGTGATCTCGGCCCAACGTGGCCGCCGCGCTCGCGGCGGCCACGTTGGGCTCGTCCGTCTCCGGCACCGGCGTCTCCCTGGTCTGCTGCCGTGTGACCGGCTTCGAGAACCTCGCCTACCTCAAGGCCGTTGTGATCGACCTGGTCGGGGTCCCCGTGTCCGACCTCGACGACGCTCGGGCGGAAGCCTTTACCGCCCGCTGCCGCGAGCACTGGCCCGACCTGAAGTCCGAGGTCGCCCCCAGCGTCGAGGAGACGCTCTCCGCCCACCGGCTGGTCTGCCTGGCGACCACCACCGTCGCCCCGCACCCGACCACCGACGCCTGCCGACGCGGCACCCTGGTCCTGCACGTGTCGCGCCGCGACCTCACGCCGGGGAGAGGGCCTTGAGGTCTCGGCGATCGGCTACGGCGCGATGGGCCTGACGATGGCCTACGGACCCACCGACGCGGAGGCCGGCGTCGCCGCCCTCCGCCGCGCGCACGACCTGGGCATCACCTTCTTCGACACCGCCGAGATGTACGGCTGGGGCACCGGCTCCAACGAGATCCTGGTCGGCAAGGCGGTCAGGGACTTCCGCGACGACGTGGTCCTGGCCACCAAGTCCGGCGTCGATATGTCAGTACCGCCCGAGCAGATCGGCGGCCCCCTCGACAGCCGGCCCGACAACATCCGCAAGGTCGCCGGCAACAGCCTGCGCCACCTCGGCGTGGATCACATCGATGTCTTCTATCAGCACCGCGTCGACCCCGAGGTGCCCATCGAGGAGGTCGCAGGCACCGTCAAAGAACTGATCGACGCGGGCAAGGTGAAGTGCTTCGGTCTCAGCGAGGCCGGGCCCGAGACGATCCGCAGGGCGCACGCCGTGCAGCCGGTCTCCGTGCTGCAGACCGAGTATTCCCTGTTCGAATGGGACGCCGAGCAGTTCTTCCCCACCTTGGACCAACTCGGCATCGGCTTCGTCGCCTACTCCCCCCTCGGCCGCGGGTTCATCACCGGCACCGCCAAGCCCGTCGGCCAGTACGAAGCCACGGACATCCGCAACGTCGACCCGCGGCGGCAGCCGGGCAACTTCGAGAAGAACATCGAAGCCGTCGAGCGGCTCGCCGAGCTCGCGGCGGCCAAGGGTGCCACCGTCTCCCAGCTCGCCCTCGCCTGGCTCCTGACCCGGGGCGAGCACATCGTGCCCATCCCCGGCACCCGCAGCCCGAAGCGCATCCAGGAAGACGTCGGCGCCGCCGACCTCACCCTCACCGGCACCGGCACCGGCACCGGCCTCAAGGCCATCGACGAGATCCTCCCCCACGGCGGCTTCGGCGCCCGCTGCACCGAGGGGCACATGCCCACCTGGATCCGAGACCCTCTGGAACAGATGCATTCGGACACCGACGGCGGCACATGGGCCCGGTAAGGCCCGGATCACCGAAGCCTTGCAATACCAGCCACGGCTAGAGTGCCCGAAGCCGTTGGAGCTCCGGTTCGGGCTCGACTTGAACAGACGCCTCGACTCGCACTTGACCGCCCGGGACGCCGACGCCGTGCCCGGGCCGCGCGCCCCGGATGGTGGACCGGCGGCGGTGCGGGGGTGAGGAGCTGGGGCTCCGATCGCCTACGAACAATGTCTGGTCACCAGCACTCTCGCCGCATAACGGCACAAACAGGTGTCCACTTTACGGGAGAAGGTTCACGTGTCTTCGTGGGCCGCGACAACCTCCTGGTGCGAGCATCCTGACGCCGTCGCCGGCGAACTCGATGGCCGCCCACGCAAAACGCTCGGCGGGGAAACCCCAGCCGGGCGTCTGCGTGAACTGCTCGCGGCCTGATCGACACGACCA
This is a stretch of genomic DNA from Streptomyces rubradiris. It encodes these proteins:
- a CDS encoding aldo/keto reductase, whose amino-acid sequence is MGYGAMGLTMAYGPTDAEAGVAALRRAHDLGITFFDTAEMYGWGTGSNEILVGKAVRDFRDDVVLATKSGVDMSVPPEQIGGPLDSRPDNIRKVAGNSLRHLGVDHIDVFYQHRVDPEVPIEEVAGTVKELIDAGKVKCFGLSEAGPETIRRAHAVQPVSVLQTEYSLFEWDAEQFFPTLDQLGIGFVAYSPLGRGFITGTAKPVGQYEATDIRNVDPRRQPGNFEKNIEAVERLAELAAAKGATVSQLALAWLLTRGEHIVPIPGTRSPKRIQEDVGAADLTLTGTGTGTGLKAIDEILPHGGFGARCTEGHMPTWIRDPLEQMHSDTDGGTWAR